A genomic window from Amia ocellicauda isolate fAmiCal2 chromosome 15, fAmiCal2.hap1, whole genome shotgun sequence includes:
- the LOC136771343 gene encoding uncharacterized protein LOC136771343 isoform X1 — MLLWILLAALLRTDLAWGDFRIRNTRVWLTPGENLTISLTSHDLRRMVFKPWASTGSPKVVMEDLKLVDPRWKMNSRKDQLTLPNVTLQDQGLYEMMFQYVNVAMTTIHLTVMECVTNISVYYGEDFEFALTTTPSSVRVEFEPLAPGPQVPRLLLNYSHFPNPQYDRRATVHERQLTLRKMSPEDQGKYTIWDSIGHVLKTVCLKVVARKEQKEVSYGATVEIPFYARDTEVELRFSPESEHPARLLVDGGVIVDEQYAQRLRVGTHECTLANVTPRDRGTYEVRDKKKVLVLRLDLQVGSYVVPPYFIALKAFGSMAVVVLCVCAVPYFRKTCRELDSSGAPQPRVVEVQPGRTAYANAYSNVPQDIHPPPPYEAKPKEWTARKQERKAYIPVHEGTAASATETHFGYGATEVALPSEEGNRFELIQGYTHIDEGVPAAPAPEPHSHYRATELRPPSEEGGGPMQSQPQASAVSVGDTVFPLPVQMDCLAAGDPRAPEFQISGLRLDSGPDPCTIYTSDKLNLGPSHS; from the exons ATGCTGCTGTGGATTCTGCTGGCTGCTCTGCTCCGCACAG ATCTAGCGTGGGGGGATTTCC GCATAAGGAACACCCGTGTGTGGTTGACCCCCGGGGAGAACCTGACCATCTCCCTCACGTCCCACGATCTGAGGAGAATGGTGTTCAAACCCTGGGCGTCCACTGGGTCCCCCAAGGTGGTGATGGAGGACCTGAAGCTGGTGGACCCCCGCTGGAAGATGAACTCCAGGAAGGACCAGCTGACTTTGCCGAATGTCACGTTACAGGACCAGGGCCTCTATGAGATGATGTTCCAGTACGTGAATGTCGCGATGACTACAATCCACCTGACAGTGATGG AATGCGTAACCAACATCTCTGTTTACTACGGAGAAGACTTTGAGTTTGCCCTCACCACCACTCCGTCCTCGGTGAGGGTGGAGTTCGAACCCTTGGCCCCTGGGCCCCAAGTGCCCAGGCTCCTGCTGAATTACAGTCACTTCCCCAACCCTCAGTACGACCGCAGGGCCACTGTCCATGAGCGCCAGCTGACGCTGCGCAAGATGAGCCCGGAGGACCAGGGCAAGTACACCATCTGGGACAGCATCGGCCATGTCCTGAAGACGGTCTGCCTGAAGGTGGTGG CTCGCAAAGAACAGAAGGAAGTGTCTTACGGCGCCACAGTGGAGATCCCCTTCTACGCCAGGGACACGGAGGTGGAGCTGCGCTTCTCCCCGGAGTCAGAGCACCCTGCCCGGCTGCTGGTGGACGGCGGGGTGATCGTGGACGAGCAGTACGCGCAGCGCCTCCGCGTCGGCACCCACGAGTGCACCCTGGCAAACGTCACCCCCCGGGACCGGGGCACCTACGAAGTCCGAGACAAGAAGAAGGTCCTTGTCCTGCGCCTGGACCTGCAAGTCGGCT CCTATGTGGTCCCCCCTTACTTTATCGCACTGAAGGCCTTCGGGTCGATGGCGGTGgtcgtgctgtgtgtgtgcgctgtgCCTTACTTCAGGAAGACCTGCCGGGAGCTGGACAGCAGCGGTGCCCCACAGCCTCGAGTGGTCGAGGTCCAGCCCGGCAGGACGGCATATGCGAAT GCATATTCCAACGTTCCTCAAGACATCCACCCTCCTCCTCCGTACGAAGCCAAGCCCAAGGAATGGACAGCCCGCAAGCAGGAGAGGAAG GCCTACATTCCTGTCCACGAGGGCACCGCGGCCTCTGCTACAGAAACACATTTTGGCTACGGAGCTACTGAAGTGGCGTTGCCCAGCGAGGAAGGAAACAGGTTCGAgctcatacag GGCTACACTCATATTGACGAGGGCGTCCCTGCTGCTCCGGCTCCAGAGCCACACAGTCACTACAGAGCCACTGAGCTGAGGCCGCCCAGCGAGGAAGGGGGAGGGCCGATGCAG TCCCAACCCCAGGCCTCAGCGGTGTCCGTGGGAGACACCGTGTTCCCCCTTCCTGTCCAGATGGACTGCCTGGCTGCCGGAGACCCCCGCGCCCCTGAGTTCCAGATCTCCGGTCTGCGCCTGGACAGCGGCCCGGACCCCTGTACCATCTACACCTCCGACAAACTCAACCTGGGCCCCTCCCACTCCTAA
- the LOC136771343 gene encoding uncharacterized protein LOC136771343 isoform X2: MLLWILLAALLRTDLAWGDFRIRNTRVWLTPGENLTISLTSHDLRRMVFKPWASTGSPKVVMEDLKLVDPRWKMNSRKDQLTLPNVTLQDQGLYEMMFQYVNVAMTTIHLTVMECVTNISVYYGEDFEFALTTTPSSVRVEFEPLAPGPQVPRLLLNYSHFPNPQYDRRATVHERQLTLRKMSPEDQGKYTIWDSIGHVLKTVCLKVVARKEQKEVSYGATVEIPFYARDTEVELRFSPESEHPARLLVDGGVIVDEQYAQRLRVGTHECTLANVTPRDRGTYEVRDKKKVLVLRLDLQVGSYVVPPYFIALKAFGSMAVVVLCVCAVPYFRKTCRELDSSGAPQPRVVEVQPGRTAYANAYSNVPQDIHPPPPYEAKPKEWTARKQERKAYIPVHEGTAASATETHFGYGATEVALPSEEGNRFELIQSQPQASAVSVGDTVFPLPVQMDCLAAGDPRAPEFQISGLRLDSGPDPCTIYTSDKLNLGPSHS, encoded by the exons ATGCTGCTGTGGATTCTGCTGGCTGCTCTGCTCCGCACAG ATCTAGCGTGGGGGGATTTCC GCATAAGGAACACCCGTGTGTGGTTGACCCCCGGGGAGAACCTGACCATCTCCCTCACGTCCCACGATCTGAGGAGAATGGTGTTCAAACCCTGGGCGTCCACTGGGTCCCCCAAGGTGGTGATGGAGGACCTGAAGCTGGTGGACCCCCGCTGGAAGATGAACTCCAGGAAGGACCAGCTGACTTTGCCGAATGTCACGTTACAGGACCAGGGCCTCTATGAGATGATGTTCCAGTACGTGAATGTCGCGATGACTACAATCCACCTGACAGTGATGG AATGCGTAACCAACATCTCTGTTTACTACGGAGAAGACTTTGAGTTTGCCCTCACCACCACTCCGTCCTCGGTGAGGGTGGAGTTCGAACCCTTGGCCCCTGGGCCCCAAGTGCCCAGGCTCCTGCTGAATTACAGTCACTTCCCCAACCCTCAGTACGACCGCAGGGCCACTGTCCATGAGCGCCAGCTGACGCTGCGCAAGATGAGCCCGGAGGACCAGGGCAAGTACACCATCTGGGACAGCATCGGCCATGTCCTGAAGACGGTCTGCCTGAAGGTGGTGG CTCGCAAAGAACAGAAGGAAGTGTCTTACGGCGCCACAGTGGAGATCCCCTTCTACGCCAGGGACACGGAGGTGGAGCTGCGCTTCTCCCCGGAGTCAGAGCACCCTGCCCGGCTGCTGGTGGACGGCGGGGTGATCGTGGACGAGCAGTACGCGCAGCGCCTCCGCGTCGGCACCCACGAGTGCACCCTGGCAAACGTCACCCCCCGGGACCGGGGCACCTACGAAGTCCGAGACAAGAAGAAGGTCCTTGTCCTGCGCCTGGACCTGCAAGTCGGCT CCTATGTGGTCCCCCCTTACTTTATCGCACTGAAGGCCTTCGGGTCGATGGCGGTGgtcgtgctgtgtgtgtgcgctgtgCCTTACTTCAGGAAGACCTGCCGGGAGCTGGACAGCAGCGGTGCCCCACAGCCTCGAGTGGTCGAGGTCCAGCCCGGCAGGACGGCATATGCGAAT GCATATTCCAACGTTCCTCAAGACATCCACCCTCCTCCTCCGTACGAAGCCAAGCCCAAGGAATGGACAGCCCGCAAGCAGGAGAGGAAG GCCTACATTCCTGTCCACGAGGGCACCGCGGCCTCTGCTACAGAAACACATTTTGGCTACGGAGCTACTGAAGTGGCGTTGCCCAGCGAGGAAGGAAACAGGTTCGAgctcatacag TCCCAACCCCAGGCCTCAGCGGTGTCCGTGGGAGACACCGTGTTCCCCCTTCCTGTCCAGATGGACTGCCTGGCTGCCGGAGACCCCCGCGCCCCTGAGTTCCAGATCTCCGGTCTGCGCCTGGACAGCGGCCCGGACCCCTGTACCATCTACACCTCCGACAAACTCAACCTGGGCCCCTCCCACTCCTAA